The following nucleotide sequence is from Streptomyces bathyalis.
GGGCCTGGACGCCGTCGCCGGCATCGGGGCGGGCATCGCCGAGGAGCACGGCGGCGAGCAGCGCCGCCGGGTCGTCAACCCGCTCTTCCACACCGGTGACGCGCTCGGGCAGGCGGGCGTGTGGTGCCTGACCGTCGCGGTGGTCGCGGTGTCGGTCGCGCTGTGTCTGAGGTACGGGGCGCGCGTGCTGCCCGGCACGGTGGTGCTGCTGGCGTGCTGCGGGTCCTTCTTCGACAGCCACATCTTCAACCCGCGAGGAGTGGTGACGATGCTGGGCTTCGCGCTCGGCTTCGCCCTGCTCGTATGGGCGGCGGCAGGGCCGGCGAGGGACGGTACGTCCCACCGGGCGACCACCGGACCGAGCCACCGGACCTGAGCCAGGGCCTAGCGGACGCGACCCCCGAAGAAGACCTGGGTCTCGGTGAGGCGCCCGTCGCGGACCGTCGCGACCTCGACGTTGCGGTGGCGCTCGCCCGTCTGCAGTTCGTACTCGTAGAGCAGGAAGACGTCGTCGCCCCCGGCCGGCACGACCGACAGGATCTTCTGCGACCTGAGGCGTTCAGCCGTGGGGAAGCAGCGCTCGAAGAACGCGGCCCTGTCGATGTGGTCGTCCTGCGGGCTGGTGAAGCTGTAGTCGTCGGCGATCAGCGCTTCCGCTCGCTCGCGGTCCTGCGCGACGTAGCTCTCCATGCAGGCCCTGACGACCTCGGTCCCATCGGTGCCGGCCACAGCGGCTCTCCCTCCGTGCGTGATGTCCCTGCCGCAGTGCAGACCACCGCCGGCGCCCGGACTCATCGGAGCGGGCAAAGGCCGCCGCCACTGCCTGACGGCGACCGGGACGCACCGGCGGCCGGGCCGTGGAAGGCTGGCTCCATGACCAGGACGACACCGGACGGACGCCCCGTCCCCGCCCCGCACGCGGACGAACGCACCATGCTGGAGGGCTGGTTGGACTTCCACCGGGCCACCCTGACCCTCAAGTGCGCGGATCTCGACGACAGTCAGGTGCGCGAGCAGTCGGCGGAGCCGTCCTCGATGACGCTGCTCGGGCTCGTGCAGCACCTGGCAGAAGTCGAACGCAACTGGTTCCAGCGGGTGTTCGCCGGTCAGGACGTCCCGAGGCTGTACGAGGAGGGGGAGGACGGGTTCACGCTCGTTCCCGGGCGCGGCATGGACGAGGCGATGGCCGTGTGGCAGCGC
It contains:
- a CDS encoding nuclear transport factor 2 family protein, whose amino-acid sequence is MAGTDGTEVVRACMESYVAQDRERAEALIADDYSFTSPQDDHIDRAAFFERCFPTAERLRSQKILSVVPAGGDDVFLLYEYELQTGERHRNVEVATVRDGRLTETQVFFGGRVR
- a CDS encoding DinB family protein, with the translated sequence MTRTTPDGRPVPAPHADERTMLEGWLDFHRATLTLKCADLDDSQVREQSAEPSSMTLLGLVQHLAEVERNWFQRVFAGQDVPRLYEEGEDGFTLVPGRGMDEAMAVWQREVERGRELTATASLDDSGRLPEESAAIMGDDSVSLRWILIHMVEEYARHNGHADLLRERIDGTSGT